The Phycisphaeraceae bacterium genome window below encodes:
- a CDS encoding efflux RND transporter permease subunit has translation MSISAPFIRRPVATTLLMLSIIVAGWMAYRALPVSDLPNVDFPTITVSANLPGASPETVAAAIAVPLEREFSTIAGIDSMTSASIQGSTTITITFALSRNIDDAAQDVAAAIARTQGRLPTDMPQPPSYRKANPADQPIMFLAVTSPTLPLYQLNEYADTVLAPRIGTMNGVAQVVIFGPQKYAVRIQFDPLSLAAKGVGLDQLARAIRERNVKLPTGVISGPETAPTVESTGQLVNAEAYREAVVAWRNGNAVRLKEIATVVDGVENDRTAAWFLGPGVDRQRSIVLAIQRQPGANTVAVAQSIRRLLSELEPPGSIRVNIMADRSLPILASVEEVKFTLWLTLGLVTGTIFIFLRAIRALLIPVLAMPLSIIGTFGVMWLLGFSLDNLSLMALVLCVGFVVDDAIVVLENIVRHMEMGKSPLQAAFDGSAEIGFTVVSMTISLVAVFIPVLFMGGLVGRLLSEFSVTIATAILISGVVSLTLTPMLCSRWLRRDTVLHGTNHAVSRMLEGGIGFSHRAYLWLLDLALRSRAAVVLGSVGVLAVTAWMAVIVPKGFMPNEDQGRILVQTEAAEGISHVAMAPLHLQVMDAVAKHPEVEAISASIGARGGTSTSNVGFMMVRLRDRPPRTKTADEVLQELRGPLGDVPGMRATAQVPPTIRIGGRFTRALYQFTLQSTDTEALFEASTRLYEALVKEPDLRDVVTDLQLSNPQIRVDIDRDRAAALGVTPEQIELALATAFSTRQISTIYAPNDTYQVIAEVSPDFQTDASWLSLLHVSSATGDLVPLDAVVDISEALGPLSVNHSAQLPSVTISFNLAPGVSLGEAVRLIEARALEVVPAEVSTEFQGTAQAFQESFAGLGWLLLLAILVTYVVLGILYESFFHPLTILTALPFAGCGALAALLLTGTELNLYSFVGIILLVGLVKKNGIMMVDFAIERRRHGASAVEAIREACAVRYRPIMMTTLSALLGVLPLALWTGAGAEVRRPLGIAVVGGLLFSQTVTLLATPVLYLYVERLANWFGRRVRDPEGSAEATPPETRPGLMAVMSREASTGTLVPRQPHS, from the coding sequence ATGAGCATCTCCGCTCCGTTCATTCGCAGGCCGGTGGCGACGACGCTCCTAATGCTGTCGATCATTGTCGCCGGTTGGATGGCGTATCGCGCGCTCCCGGTGAGCGACCTTCCCAATGTCGACTTCCCGACGATCACAGTGTCGGCAAACCTCCCGGGGGCGAGCCCCGAGACGGTCGCGGCCGCCATCGCGGTTCCACTGGAGCGGGAGTTCTCGACGATCGCCGGAATCGATTCGATGACCTCGGCGAGCATTCAGGGCTCGACGACCATCACGATCACCTTTGCGCTGAGTCGCAACATCGATGACGCGGCGCAGGATGTCGCCGCCGCCATCGCGCGAACGCAGGGACGGCTGCCGACGGACATGCCGCAGCCGCCCTCCTATCGGAAGGCGAATCCTGCGGATCAGCCGATCATGTTCCTGGCGGTGACGAGCCCCACGCTGCCGCTCTATCAGTTGAATGAGTACGCCGACACGGTGCTGGCGCCGCGGATCGGCACCATGAATGGCGTGGCGCAGGTGGTCATCTTCGGGCCGCAGAAGTACGCGGTGCGCATTCAGTTCGATCCACTGTCCCTCGCGGCCAAGGGCGTCGGCCTCGATCAACTGGCTCGCGCGATTCGCGAGAGGAATGTGAAGCTTCCCACGGGGGTGATCTCCGGACCGGAGACGGCCCCGACCGTCGAGTCGACGGGGCAGCTCGTGAACGCCGAGGCCTATCGCGAGGCCGTTGTCGCCTGGCGGAACGGCAATGCAGTCCGACTCAAGGAGATTGCCACCGTCGTCGACGGGGTGGAGAACGATCGCACCGCGGCATGGTTTCTGGGACCAGGTGTCGATCGCCAGCGCTCGATCGTGCTGGCGATCCAGCGGCAGCCAGGCGCGAACACGGTCGCCGTGGCGCAGTCCATTCGGCGGCTCCTGAGCGAGTTGGAGCCACCGGGCAGCATTCGCGTCAACATCATGGCCGATCGATCGCTGCCCATTCTCGCCAGTGTCGAGGAGGTCAAGTTCACCCTCTGGCTCACGCTCGGTCTGGTCACTGGCACCATCTTCATCTTCCTGCGGGCGATTCGTGCGCTCCTGATCCCCGTGCTGGCGATGCCACTCTCGATCATCGGGACCTTCGGCGTCATGTGGCTGCTGGGCTTCAGCCTTGACAACCTGTCGCTGATGGCGCTCGTCCTCTGCGTTGGATTCGTGGTCGACGATGCGATCGTGGTGCTCGAGAACATCGTGCGCCATATGGAGATGGGCAAGTCGCCGCTCCAGGCGGCCTTCGACGGCAGTGCGGAGATCGGCTTCACCGTGGTGTCCATGACGATCTCGCTGGTCGCGGTCTTCATTCCCGTGCTCTTCATGGGTGGCCTGGTGGGACGGCTGCTGAGCGAGTTCAGCGTGACGATCGCCACGGCGATTCTGATCTCGGGCGTGGTGTCGCTCACGCTGACACCCATGCTGTGCAGCCGGTGGCTCCGGCGCGACACCGTGCTTCACGGCACCAATCATGCCGTCTCGAGGATGCTGGAGGGGGGGATCGGCTTCAGTCATCGCGCCTACCTCTGGCTGCTGGACCTCGCCCTGCGCTCACGAGCGGCGGTGGTCCTGGGCAGTGTTGGCGTGCTCGCGGTCACCGCGTGGATGGCGGTGATCGTCCCCAAGGGCTTCATGCCCAATGAGGATCAGGGACGGATCCTTGTGCAGACTGAAGCCGCCGAGGGCATCAGCCATGTGGCGATGGCGCCGCTCCACCTCCAGGTCATGGACGCCGTGGCGAAGCACCCGGAGGTCGAAGCGATCTCCGCATCGATCGGCGCGCGCGGAGGAACCTCGACGAGCAATGTCGGCTTCATGATGGTGCGATTGCGCGATCGTCCGCCTCGGACGAAGACCGCCGACGAGGTGCTGCAGGAGCTCCGAGGTCCACTGGGCGATGTGCCCGGCATGCGCGCCACGGCGCAGGTGCCGCCAACCATCCGAATCGGCGGCCGGTTCACGCGAGCGCTTTACCAGTTCACACTCCAGTCGACGGATACGGAGGCGCTCTTCGAGGCGTCGACGCGGCTGTACGAAGCGCTGGTCAAGGAGCCCGACCTGCGCGATGTCGTCACGGACCTTCAGCTCTCGAATCCGCAGATCCGAGTGGACATCGATCGAGATCGTGCGGCGGCGCTCGGCGTGACGCCTGAACAGATCGAGCTGGCACTCGCCACCGCCTTTTCCACGCGGCAGATCAGCACCATCTATGCGCCCAACGACACCTATCAGGTGATTGCCGAGGTGTCCCCGGACTTCCAGACCGACGCCTCCTGGCTCAGCCTGCTCCATGTGTCAAGCGCCACCGGCGACCTTGTTCCGCTCGATGCGGTGGTCGACATCTCCGAGGCGCTTGGACCGTTGAGCGTAAATCACTCGGCGCAGCTTCCCAGCGTGACCATTTCGTTCAACCTCGCTCCGGGTGTGTCGCTCGGTGAGGCGGTTCGACTCATTGAGGCGAGGGCCCTCGAGGTGGTGCCAGCCGAGGTCTCGACCGAGTTCCAGGGCACGGCCCAGGCCTTCCAGGAGTCATTCGCTGGCCTTGGATGGCTTCTGCTTCTGGCGATCCTCGTGACCTATGTGGTGCTGGGCATTCTCTATGAGTCATTCTTCCACCCCCTCACGATTCTCACGGCGCTGCCCTTTGCAGGATGCGGTGCGCTCGCCGCATTGCTGCTGACGGGAACCGAGCTGAATCTCTACTCCTTTGTGGGAATCATTCTGCTCGTGGGCCTGGTCAAGAAGAACGGCATCATGATGGTCGACTTCGCCATCGAGCGGCGACGACATGGAGCAAGCGCCGTCGAAGCGATCCGCGAGGCGTGCGCCGTGCGCTATCGCCCGATCATGATGACCACACTCTCGGCGCTGCTGGGCGTGCTTCCGCTCGCGCTATGGACCGGTGCCGGAGCCGAGGTGCGGCGACCACTCGGCATCGCCGTCGTTGGCGGACTGCTCTTCTCCCAGACGGTCACGCTGCTGGCCACGCCGGTTCTCTACCTCTATGTCGAGCGCCTCGCCAACTGGTTCGGCCGTCGTGTTCGCGATCCGGAGGGGAGTGCCGAGGCGACACCACCCGAGACGAGGCCGGGCCTCATGGCCGTGATGTCGCGCGAGGCTTCGACCGGTACCCTTGTTCCCCGTCAACCGCACTCCTGA
- a CDS encoding NAD(P)-dependent alcohol dehydrogenase: MTTRAFAAAAADVALAPFSLTRRDLLPSDVDIEILYCGVCHSDLHQARDEWHNTVYPCVPGHEIVGRVTRVGSAVTRFKAGDLAAVGCMVDSCRVCPQCRKGFEQYCDKFPVFTYNGPDRHTGGITFGGYSERIVVDEAFTLRVGQGVNLAATAPLLCAGITTWSPLRHWKVGPGMKVGVVGLGGLGHMGVKFARAFGAHVVLITTSASKVDDGLRLGAHEVVISKKPLDMAKHAKSFDFILDTVSAQHDLNALLALLKLDGTLCLVGAPEQPLPVAAFSVLLPRRNFAGSAIGGIAETQEMLDYCAANGIVSEIEMIPIQSINEAYERLLKSDVRYRFVIDMASLKAG; the protein is encoded by the coding sequence ATGACCACCCGAGCCTTCGCCGCTGCGGCCGCCGATGTCGCACTCGCACCCTTTTCACTCACGCGACGCGATCTTCTGCCGAGCGATGTCGACATCGAAATCCTCTACTGCGGCGTCTGTCACTCCGACCTTCACCAGGCGCGCGATGAGTGGCACAACACCGTCTACCCATGCGTGCCGGGCCATGAGATCGTTGGCCGGGTCACACGCGTTGGAAGCGCCGTCACTCGGTTCAAGGCGGGCGATCTCGCCGCAGTGGGCTGCATGGTGGACTCTTGCCGCGTGTGTCCGCAATGTCGCAAGGGGTTTGAACAGTACTGCGACAAGTTCCCCGTGTTCACTTACAACGGGCCCGATCGGCACACCGGCGGAATCACCTTCGGCGGGTACTCCGAGCGCATCGTGGTCGATGAAGCCTTCACGCTGCGAGTCGGCCAAGGCGTCAACCTTGCGGCGACGGCACCGCTGCTCTGCGCCGGTATCACGACATGGTCGCCGTTGCGCCACTGGAAGGTCGGCCCCGGCATGAAGGTGGGCGTCGTGGGGCTCGGCGGCCTCGGCCACATGGGTGTCAAATTCGCACGCGCCTTTGGCGCCCATGTCGTCCTGATCACTACTTCGGCCTCGAAGGTTGACGATGGCCTCCGCCTCGGTGCTCACGAAGTCGTGATCTCGAAGAAGCCCCTCGACATGGCGAAGCATGCCAAGAGCTTCGACTTCATCCTCGATACGGTCTCCGCCCAGCACGACCTGAATGCGCTGCTGGCACTCCTCAAGCTCGATGGCACGCTCTGCCTGGTCGGCGCCCCGGAGCAGCCGCTGCCGGTCGCCGCATTCAGCGTGCTCCTGCCGCGGCGCAACTTCGCCGGGAGCGCGATCGGCGGAATCGCGGAGACGCAGGAGATGCTCGACTACTGCGCCGCGAACGGCATCGTCTCGGAGATTGAGATGATTCCCATCCAGTCGATCAACGAGGCGTACGAGCGACTGCTCAAGTCCGATGTTCGCTACCGGTTCGTGATCGACATGGCGTCGCTGAAGGCAGGTTGA
- a CDS encoding PilT/PilU family type 4a pilus ATPase has translation MLGALTISRLLAKMREVEASDLHLKVGSPPVLRVGGELRHIECPALDDKDMAQLLAPIIPKHLQSQLDSRGGIDFSHHETAEHRFRCSVFHAGHALHAAIRRINPKIPSFEELHLPPVYERLISQTNEGLIVVCGVTGSGKSSTLAAMLDYINRTSACNIITIEDPVEYLFRPAQSYLSQREIGIDVPDFASALRAAVRQDPDVIMIGEMRDRETILAGIQAAETGHLVFATLHTADTMQSFSRILEFFDVRDHAFIRSSLAAGLQAVLAQRLLPSTKPGVSRVPATEVLLRNSTVAEKIREGEDADLPAVMAGCVSEGMHDFTTSLSGLVEKGWVDLRVAERFAPNVEALKARVRGIALKADTLVSRARG, from the coding sequence ATGCTGGGCGCCCTGACCATTTCCCGCCTGCTCGCCAAGATGCGTGAGGTGGAGGCTTCCGATCTGCACCTCAAGGTTGGATCTCCCCCCGTGCTCCGGGTCGGTGGCGAGTTGCGTCACATCGAGTGCCCGGCTCTCGATGACAAGGACATGGCGCAGCTCCTCGCCCCGATCATCCCGAAGCACCTGCAATCGCAGCTCGACAGCCGTGGTGGCATCGACTTCTCCCACCATGAGACGGCAGAGCATCGCTTCCGATGCAGCGTCTTCCATGCAGGACACGCGTTGCATGCGGCGATCCGCCGCATCAACCCGAAGATTCCCTCGTTCGAGGAACTTCACCTTCCACCGGTCTATGAGCGCCTCATATCGCAGACGAATGAAGGACTGATCGTGGTCTGCGGCGTCACCGGAAGCGGCAAGAGCTCGACCCTCGCGGCGATGCTTGACTACATCAACCGCACCTCCGCGTGCAACATCATCACCATCGAGGATCCTGTCGAGTATCTCTTCCGACCCGCGCAGAGCTATCTCTCGCAGCGCGAGATCGGCATCGATGTGCCGGACTTCGCGAGCGCGCTCCGCGCGGCAGTGCGACAGGACCCCGATGTCATCATGATCGGCGAGATGCGCGATCGCGAGACGATTCTCGCCGGCATCCAGGCGGCGGAGACGGGCCATCTCGTCTTCGCCACGCTCCACACCGCCGACACCATGCAGTCCTTCTCGCGCATTCTTGAGTTCTTCGATGTGAGGGATCACGCCTTCATCCGCTCGAGCCTTGCGGCCGGACTTCAGGCGGTGTTGGCGCAGCGGCTCCTCCCATCGACCAAGCCCGGAGTCTCGCGCGTGCCTGCGACTGAAGTCCTGCTGAGAAACTCAACGGTCGCTGAGAAGATCCGCGAGGGCGAGGATGCGGACCTTCCCGCCGTCATGGCGGGCTGTGTCTCCGAGGGCATGCATGACTTCACGACCAGTCTTTCGGGTCTGGTGGAGAAGGGATGGGTCGATCTCCGAGTCGCCGAGCGCTTCGCCCCCAATGTCGAGGCGCTCAAAGCGCGGGTCCGCGGCATCGCTCTCAAAGCGGACACGCTGGTGTCGCGTGCGCGCGGGTGA
- a CDS encoding tetratricopeptide repeat protein, whose protein sequence is MHQPSIERERKERLLRMLEVAQAYRGCSKAQLAHYLDRDPAKIAPDSGNPKLDLIFNLADLVEWPVGDLAEALWGRHDSRTGDGERKAVPDGDFRQIDALVREAHRRGDYAEMRRLGERMLDLAATPLERAGARMRVGNAWLDEGRFTRALEWLQAAADEHEAPGHVLEMVRVNLATAHLALWNLSEAEGLARLVLLGTASLDRASRRIRVTEAHAHYVIGSALQRKVQSMSLEAAPAAAIKAIDSLRRAQADHEALHREFDDPTYQGIANTCRAAILEMEVEAGILDLDVALASLMLGLDEVIDPSSVRGDLLESWGWWCVSGLMLALRRLDGDEQQRAAAVFSNKAFELADATGSWALRERAFCLGHLSSQACGSVDPAEVMLDTEDLRSLVGTMGRFPRFRPTGWQILRRFMGVTT, encoded by the coding sequence GTGCATCAACCGAGCATTGAACGAGAACGCAAGGAGCGCCTGCTCCGCATGCTCGAAGTGGCGCAGGCCTATCGGGGCTGTTCGAAGGCGCAACTCGCCCACTACCTCGACCGCGACCCCGCGAAGATCGCGCCGGACAGTGGCAACCCGAAACTCGATCTCATCTTCAACTTGGCGGATCTGGTGGAGTGGCCCGTCGGCGACCTCGCCGAGGCGCTGTGGGGCCGTCATGATTCGCGCACGGGGGACGGGGAACGCAAGGCCGTGCCCGACGGTGATTTCAGGCAGATTGACGCACTCGTGCGCGAGGCGCATCGCCGTGGCGACTACGCGGAGATGCGACGACTCGGCGAGCGCATGCTGGATCTCGCCGCCACGCCGCTCGAGCGGGCCGGTGCCAGAATGCGCGTCGGCAACGCATGGCTCGACGAGGGTCGCTTCACACGGGCGCTTGAGTGGCTTCAGGCTGCGGCCGATGAACACGAGGCGCCGGGCCATGTGCTTGAGATGGTCCGCGTCAATCTTGCCACGGCGCACCTTGCGCTCTGGAACCTCTCCGAGGCGGAGGGGCTCGCGCGACTTGTCCTCCTCGGGACAGCGTCGCTCGATCGCGCCTCGCGGCGCATCCGCGTGACCGAGGCCCATGCCCACTATGTGATCGGCTCGGCCTTGCAGCGAAAGGTGCAGTCGATGTCGCTCGAGGCGGCGCCTGCGGCCGCGATCAAAGCGATCGACTCCCTTCGGCGGGCGCAAGCCGATCACGAAGCGTTGCACCGGGAGTTCGACGACCCCACCTATCAGGGCATCGCGAACACCTGCCGCGCCGCCATCCTCGAAATGGAAGTCGAAGCTGGCATTCTCGACCTCGATGTGGCACTGGCCTCGCTCATGCTCGGGCTCGATGAAGTCATCGATCCTTCGAGCGTGCGTGGCGATCTGCTTGAGAGTTGGGGGTGGTGGTGTGTCAGCGGCCTGATGCTCGCGTTGCGCCGCCTCGATGGCGACGAGCAGCAGCGGGCTGCTGCCGTCTTCTCGAACAAGGCCTTTGAACTGGCTGACGCCACGGGAAGCTGGGCGCTCCGTGAGCGTGCATTCTGCCTGGGTCACCTTTCGTCACAGGCGTGTGGATCAGTCGATCCCGCCGAGGTCATGCTCGACACCGAGGATCTTCGATCGCTCGTCGGCACCATGGGGCGCTTCCCGCGCTTCCGACCGACGGGCTGGCAGATCCTTCGCCGCTTCATGGGGGTGACGACATGA
- a CDS encoding SDR family oxidoreductase, with product MIHSARNASEFSPVVDLSKRVAVITGGASGIARAVARQLAVEGARAIALVDISEAVRGAAEAINQEIGRAVVTPFQGDVTDPAFRTMVFSEMKRLHGGVQICVPAAGIVRDGLAVKVDKETKKAKLYDPALMQQTIAVNLVAATYWAMETVASVAEQRAAQGLGAWSGQEEVQGEVVFIGSISSAGNKGQIAYASTKAALEGVQSTLAKEAIFYGVRVAIVHPGFTDTPMVRAMNPAIIKEHVLPRTQLGRLLKAEEVADAICFMIRNPAVSGALWADAGWHPAA from the coding sequence GTGATCCACTCAGCCCGCAACGCGTCGGAGTTCTCTCCCGTGGTCGATCTATCCAAGCGAGTCGCCGTCATTACCGGTGGCGCCAGTGGCATTGCCCGCGCCGTCGCCCGTCAACTGGCCGTGGAAGGTGCGAGGGCCATCGCCCTCGTTGACATCTCCGAGGCGGTGCGTGGCGCAGCGGAGGCCATCAACCAGGAGATCGGGCGTGCGGTGGTCACTCCCTTCCAAGGTGATGTGACCGATCCGGCGTTCCGAACGATGGTCTTCTCCGAGATGAAGCGCCTGCACGGCGGTGTGCAGATCTGCGTCCCCGCGGCGGGCATCGTCCGCGATGGCCTCGCCGTCAAGGTCGACAAGGAGACCAAGAAGGCGAAGCTCTACGACCCCGCGCTGATGCAGCAGACCATCGCCGTCAATCTGGTGGCGGCCACCTACTGGGCGATGGAGACCGTGGCGAGCGTGGCCGAGCAGCGAGCCGCTCAGGGGCTCGGCGCCTGGAGCGGTCAGGAAGAAGTGCAGGGCGAGGTCGTCTTCATCGGGTCGATCTCCAGTGCCGGCAACAAGGGCCAGATTGCCTACGCCTCCACCAAGGCGGCGCTCGAGGGCGTGCAATCCACTCTCGCCAAGGAAGCCATCTTCTACGGCGTGCGCGTGGCGATCGTGCATCCGGGATTCACCGACACGCCGATGGTGCGGGCCATGAACCCCGCCATCATCAAGGAGCATGTGCTCCCGCGAACGCAGCTCGGTCGACTGCTGAAGGCGGAAGAAGTCGCGGACGCCATCTGCTTCATGATCCGGAACCCCGCCGTCAGCGGGGCGCTCTGGGCCGACGCCGGTTGGCACCCTGCGGCGTAA
- a CDS encoding polyhydroxyalkanoate synthesis regulator DNA-binding domain-containing protein, which produces MTSPQLIRVKKYPNRRLYDGSRSRHLTHEELYDLVVAGHTVSVTDSRTGEDITNLVLIQAMLERSPEKLAAFPPEVSHLLIRTSEQMLRIAAQGWLSQLLRSMAPIPGAPFPFVPPFWPGGRPSSEDQPTPSAESSTAPPPDGRSSSPDLMQQVEALRREVESLKHKSNARAKRSSRATPGSRR; this is translated from the coding sequence ATGACCAGCCCCCAGCTCATTCGAGTCAAGAAGTATCCGAATCGCCGCCTCTATGACGGCAGCCGGAGCCGCCATCTCACGCACGAGGAGCTTTACGACCTTGTTGTCGCAGGGCACACCGTGAGCGTGACGGACAGCCGCACGGGCGAGGACATCACCAATCTGGTGCTGATTCAGGCGATGCTCGAGCGCTCGCCGGAGAAGCTCGCGGCCTTTCCTCCTGAAGTGTCGCACCTGCTCATTCGCACGAGCGAACAGATGCTTCGCATCGCGGCGCAGGGCTGGCTCTCGCAACTGCTGCGCAGCATGGCGCCGATTCCCGGCGCGCCGTTTCCATTCGTCCCCCCCTTCTGGCCTGGTGGTCGTCCATCGTCCGAGGATCAGCCGACACCGAGTGCCGAATCAAGCACCGCCCCGCCACCCGATGGGCGCAGCTCTTCGCCTGACCTCATGCAGCAGGTCGAGGCGCTCCGTCGCGAAGTCGAGTCGCTCAAGCACAAGAGCAATGCGCGAGCGAAGCGCTCCTCGCGCGCGACACCGGGCTCGCGGCGTTGA
- the fabG gene encoding 3-oxoacyl-[acyl-carrier-protein] reductase, whose protein sequence is MLPLQGRVALVTGAGRGIGRAIALALARHGADIAINYASNDKAAEEVRDQIRAMGRRAELFKCNIADDSAVHTMGDEVLKTFSKVDILVNNAGITRDKTFLKMTHTEWDEVVNVNLKGPVQMTHLFLPQMVQNNWGRVINITSVIGQMGNFGQANYAAAKGGLDAFTKSVAREVARKGVTVNCVAPGFIRTDMTAAVPEKALEHIKTITPMGRMGEAEEIAEVVAFLASPSASFVTGQEIGVNGGLYM, encoded by the coding sequence ATGCTTCCACTTCAGGGTCGTGTGGCGCTTGTGACCGGTGCAGGCCGAGGAATCGGCAGGGCCATTGCCTTGGCGCTCGCCCGTCACGGCGCCGATATCGCGATCAACTACGCCAGCAACGACAAGGCCGCGGAGGAGGTCCGTGACCAGATCCGCGCCATGGGGCGCCGCGCCGAACTCTTCAAGTGCAACATTGCCGACGACTCGGCCGTGCACACCATGGGCGATGAGGTGCTCAAGACCTTCTCCAAGGTCGACATCCTCGTCAACAACGCAGGCATCACACGCGACAAGACCTTCCTGAAGATGACCCACACCGAGTGGGATGAGGTCGTGAATGTGAACCTGAAGGGGCCGGTGCAGATGACGCACCTCTTCCTTCCGCAGATGGTGCAGAACAACTGGGGGCGCGTCATCAACATCACGAGCGTGATCGGGCAGATGGGCAACTTCGGTCAGGCGAACTACGCCGCGGCCAAGGGTGGTCTCGATGCCTTCACGAAGAGCGTGGCCCGCGAAGTGGCTCGCAAGGGGGTCACCGTGAACTGCGTCGCCCCCGGCTTCATCCGCACCGACATGACGGCCGCGGTGCCCGAAAAGGCCCTCGAGCACATCAAGACCATCACGCCGATGGGTCGCATGGGCGAAGCGGAGGAGATCGCGGAAGTCGTGGCGTTCCTCGCCTCTCCGTCAGCGTCGTTCGTCACCGGACAGGAGATCGGCGTCAACGGCGGCCTCTACATGTAA
- a CDS encoding alpha/beta fold hydrolase produces the protein MTTSSTSNAGPSSAQWFDPMGAMRAWQGEWESVLRKSAAMPKVMEALLKTRKGCTPHEVVFTESPVRLLRYTGTSPKRHGTPVLFVFALVNRPYVLDILPHKSVIRQYLDAGFDVYMIDWGVPSPADASKTLHDYIEGHLHRAVTRILDLTGAPDLHLVGYCMGGTMSAMYTSLHQELVRSLTLMAAPIDWSSRDSLLLQWTDPKYFDVDAVVDTFGLIPPSFLGNSFAMLKPVANTFQKWQGFYDKMDDEKFLEDFFAMEVWSNDNIPISGEVYRDFVKYGFQQNLLVKGRFPLGRHRISLENIHCPVLNLTADADHLVLPCQSTPLRECVGSSDFSEMSVKAGHIGLSVGSRSHKEIWPKATAWMAERSMPIESEPPRASRRGRTGVTSKSTKGRRKS, from the coding sequence ATGACGACCTCATCCACCTCGAATGCCGGTCCTTCGTCCGCCCAGTGGTTCGATCCGATGGGCGCCATGCGCGCGTGGCAGGGGGAGTGGGAGTCGGTACTGCGAAAGAGCGCTGCCATGCCCAAGGTGATGGAGGCGCTTCTGAAGACCCGAAAGGGCTGCACGCCCCACGAGGTCGTCTTCACCGAGAGTCCGGTGCGCCTGCTCCGATACACGGGCACTTCGCCAAAGCGGCATGGAACTCCGGTTCTCTTCGTCTTCGCGCTCGTCAATCGCCCCTATGTCCTCGACATTCTCCCGCACAAGAGCGTCATCAGGCAGTACCTCGACGCGGGCTTCGATGTCTACATGATCGACTGGGGCGTGCCCTCGCCGGCTGATGCCTCGAAGACCTTGCATGACTACATCGAGGGCCATCTGCATCGAGCAGTGACGCGCATCCTCGACCTGACCGGCGCGCCCGATCTGCATCTGGTCGGCTACTGCATGGGCGGCACGATGTCGGCCATGTACACCTCGCTGCACCAGGAACTGGTGCGCTCCCTCACGCTCATGGCGGCACCGATCGACTGGTCGAGTCGTGACTCACTGCTGCTTCAATGGACCGATCCGAAGTACTTCGATGTCGATGCCGTCGTCGACACCTTCGGCTTGATTCCGCCGTCGTTCCTCGGCAACTCCTTCGCGATGCTGAAGCCCGTCGCCAACACCTTCCAGAAGTGGCAGGGCTTCTACGACAAGATGGATGATGAGAAGTTCCTCGAGGACTTCTTCGCAATGGAAGTATGGAGCAATGACAACATTCCCATCAGCGGCGAGGTCTATCGCGACTTCGTCAAGTACGGCTTCCAGCAGAACCTGCTGGTGAAGGGCCGCTTCCCGCTGGGGCGACATCGGATTTCGCTTGAGAACATCCACTGTCCGGTGCTGAACCTGACCGCCGATGCCGATCATCTGGTCCTTCCCTGTCAGAGCACGCCGCTGCGCGAGTGCGTCGGCTCGAGCGACTTCAGCGAAATGAGCGTGAAGGCGGGGCACATCGGCCTGAGTGTCGGTTCCCGCTCCCACAAGGAAATCTGGCCGAAGGCCACCGCATGGATGGCCGAGCGTTCGATGCCGATTGAAAGCGAGCCACCGCGCGCGTCGCGCCGTGGTCGCACCGGGGTCACCTCGAAGTCAACGAAGGGACGAAGGAAGTCGTGA